The Pedococcus dokdonensis region GGCACGACCACCGACGGCACGACGCGGCCCGCTGACGACACCGTGCAGGTGGCACCGTGAGGATCGCGGTGCTCGACGACCACGCCGGCGTCTTCGGCTCGCTGCCCGCTGCCGCCCGGTTGGCGGGGCACGACGTGGTCGCCTTCACCGACCCGGTGCGCGGCGACGACCTGGTGGCGCGGCTCGACGGGTTCGACGCGGTCGTGCTCCTGCAGCAGCGGACGCCGCTGCCCGCCGACGTGGTCGAGCGGCTCCGGACCCTGCGGATGGTCAGCCAGACCGGCCGCAACACCAGCCACCTCGCGCTGGCCGCCCTGGCCGAGCGCGGCGTCGTCGTGAGTGCCGGTGGTGCCGGCGGCCCGAACGCCACCGCCGAGCTGACCTGGGCCCTGGTCCTCGCGGCCCAGCGACACCTCCCCGCCGAGGTCGCGGCGCTGCGTGACGGCCGGTGGCAGTCCACCGTCGGCATCGGCCTCAACGCGAAAACCCTTGGCGTGTATGGCCTCGGCCGCATCGGCAGCCTCGTCGCAGACGTCGGGCGCGCGTTCGGGATGGACGTCCTCGTGTGGGGTCGCGAGGGTTCCCTCGTGCGCGCCGAGCAGGCCGGGTATGCCGTCGCGGAGAGTCGCGAGGACTTCTTCAGGGCCTGCGACGTGCTCTGCGTGCACCTGCCGCTCAACGCCGACACCGCCGGGATCGTCACCGCCGACGACCTGGCCGAGATGAAGCCCGACGCGTTGTTCGTCAACACCTCGCGGGCCGGCCTCGTGGCTCCCGGGGCGCTGGTCGCCGCCCTGCTGGCCGGTCGACCCGGTCGGGCCGCGGTCGACGTCTTCGACGACGAGCCGGTGCTCGGTGCCGCCGACCCGCTGCTCACCCTCCCGACCGTGACCGCGACGCCGCACCTCGGCTACGTCGAGCGAGATGTGCTGGCCGGCCTCTACGACGCCGCGGTCGACCAGCTCCTCGCCTTCGCGGCCGGCACCCCCATCAACGTCGTCGGCAGCTGAACGGACCGACGCGCCGCAGGCGAGCGGGCGGCATACCCGGCGATCCACCCGGCCCCTCGTCCTCGTGACCGTGGCGCGGTCGCCGCGCCGCAGGTAGCCTCCGAAAATCCCCCGAGGACGGAGCTGCCCGTGGCGAAGCCGACCATCCTGGCGGTCGACGACGACCCCGTGGTGTCGAAGGCGATCACGCGCGACCTCAGGGACCGGTTCGGGGCGGACTACCGGGTCGCGGGAGCGACGTCGGGGCCGGCGGCGCTGGAGCTGCTGACCGAGTTCACCCTCCGCGGCCGGGCCGTGGCGCTCGTCGTGACCGACCAGCGGATGCCCGGCATGACCGGCATCGACCTGCTGGAGCGGGTGCGGGCGGTCAGTCCCGACACCAAGCTGCTGCTGTTGACGGCCTACGCCGACACGGACGTGGCGATCAGGGCGATCAACGACATCGGGCTCGACTACTACCTGCTCAAGCCCTGGGACCCCCCGCAGGACAAGCTCTACCCGGTGGTCGAGGACCTGCTGGGTGACTGGCGCGACGGTCACCGTGACAGCGCCGACCAGGTGCGGGTGGTGGGACACCGCTGGTCCGACCGCAGCCAGGAGGTGAAGACCTTCCTCACCCGCAACCACGTGCCGTACACCTGGCTCGACGTCGAAAGGGAGGAGAGCGCGGGCGAGCTGGTCGAGCTGGCCGGGGCGGAGCACGCGGACCTGCCGCTGGTGCTGGTGCCCGACGGAGAGGCCCTGCGCAACCCCGGCAACCGCGAGCTCGCCGCCGCGCTGGGGCTGCACACCCTGGCCGACGCCCCGCTCTACGACCTGTGCATCGTCGGAGGGGGGCCCGCGGGGCTGGCCGCCGCGGTCTACGCGTCCTCCGAGGGGCTGCGCACCGTGGTCGTCGAGCGCGACGCCCCGGGCGGGCAGGCCGGGCAGAGTGCGTCGATCGAGAACTACCTCGGCTTCCCGAAGGGCCTGTCCGGCGCCGACCTGACCCACCGGGCCGTGGCGCAGGTGGCCCGGTTCGGCGCGGAGATGGTGGTGGCGCGCGAGGCGGTGGGGCTGCGGGTCAAGGGTCCGGTCCGCTCGGTCGTCATCGACGGCACCGACGAGTTGGAGGCCCGAGCGGTCATCATCTCGACGGGCGTCTCCTACCGGCGGCTCGAGGCGGACGGCCTCGAGGCGCTGGGCGCTCGGGGGATCCACTACGGCGCCTCCGCGAGCGAGGCCGCCCAGTGCGAGGGCGAGGAGGTCTACCTCGTCGGAGCGGCCAACTCGGCCGGGCAGGCGGCCCTCAACCTGGCCCGCTACGCCAAGCGGGTGGTGATGGTGGTGCGCGGCGCCGCGCTCGAGGCGACCATGTCGCAGTACCTCGTCGAGCGCATCACCACGGCCACCAACATCGAGGTGCGGCTCGGCTGCGAGGTGGCCGCCGCCCGCGGGGAGGAGCACCTCGAGTCGCTCACCCTCCTGGACCGCGCCACCGGGCGGACCGACGACGTCGAGACGTCGTCGCTGTTCATCTTCATCGGCGCGATGCCGCGCACCGACTGGCTCGGCGACGAGGTGCTGCGCGACGACCACGGCTTCGTCGTCACCGGACCGGAGCTGCTCCAGCGCGGGCAACGGTCCTGGCCGGAGGGGCGGCAGCCCTTTGCCCTGGAGACGAGCGTGCCCGGGGTCTTCGCAGCGGGCGACGTGCGGCTCGACTCGATGAAGCGGGTGGCCTCGGCCGTCGGCGAGGGCGGGATGGCGGTGCACCTCGTGCACCGCTTCCTGGCGACGACGTGAGCGTGATGACGTGAGCGTGCCGACGTGAGCGCCGAGGAGCTGGGCCGGATCGCGTTGTTCGACGGACTGACCGCCGAGCAGCGTGACCGCTTGTGGTCGGCGGGCACCGAGTGGTCCTTCGGGCCCGGCGACGTGCCCTTCCACGAGGGGCACCCCGCCGACTTCTGGTGGGTGCTGCTCGAGGGGACGCTGAGCCTGAACCGGCGGGTCGGTGCCCAGGAGACCGAGCTCGGGATGATGGTCAACCCGGGTCAGTGGGCCGGTGGCTTCCAGGCCTGGGACGCGCACGGGGTCTACCTGGCGACGGCTCGCGGCGTGCAGCCCGGGCGGATGCTCAAGGTCCCGGCCGAGGCCCTGGGCGATGTCGCCCGGGAGTGGTTCCCGTTCGGGGTGCACCTGATCGGGGGGCTGGTCAACACGGTGCGCAGCATCGAGGCGAAGGCCCGGCAGCGTGAGTCACTGGTGGCCCTCGGCACGCTCGCCGCAGGTCTGGCCCACGAGATCAACAACCCGGCGTCGGCCGCCACCCGCGCCGTCGACGCGCTCGACCGCGCGTCCGAGGCGCTGGGCTCCTCGCTGCGCCGGCTCGGGGAGAGCGGCGCGACCGCCGAGCAGTTCGTCGAGCTCGACACCCTCCGTCGCTCGCTCGTGGCCCGCGCCGCCGAACCGGACGCGGTCGCGGCGGCGGACCTCGAGGAGGAGCTCTCCGACTGGCTGGCCGACCACGACGTCGAGCGCGACTGGGTGCTGGCGCCCCCACTGGCCGCGGCCGGCGCCGACCCGGCCTTCCTGGAGCGGGCGGCCGGGGTCCTCGGGACCGACCAGCTCGCGCCGGGGCTGGAGTGGATGGCCAGCTCGCTGGCGGTCGACGGGCTGCTCGGCGAGATCCGGGAGGCGACCCACCGGGTCTCCGAGCTGGTCGGCTCGGTGCGGTCCTACTCCCAGATGGACCGGTCTCTGGTCCAGCGCACCGACGTCACCGAGGGTCTGGAGAGCACCCTGGTGATGCTCGGCCACAAGCTGCGCGGCGGCATCACGGTGGTGCGCGACTACGCCCCCGACCTCCCGATGGTCGAGGCGATCCCCGGCGAGCTGAACCAGGTCTGGACCAACCTGATCGACAACGCGGTCGACGCCATGAAGGGCGCGGGCACGCTCTGGATCACGGTCCGCGGCAGCGAGGAACGCACCGGCGCAGCGACCGGCGAGGCGACCGGCGCAGCGACCCGAGGCGGGGTCGACGTCGAGATCGCCGACGACGGCCCGGGGGTCCCCGACGAGGTAATCGCCCACGCGTTCGAGCCGTTCTTCACCACCAAGGAGGTCGGCAAGGGCACCGGCCTCGGGCTCGACATCTCGCGCCGGATCGTCGTGGAGCGGCACGGCGGTGAGATCTCGCTCAGCCCTCGCAGCGGCGGGGGAGCCGCGGTCCGGGTGCACGTGCCGCTGCGCCCTGCCGAGGGCTGAGCTCGACCTCACCCCGTCACCGCAACACGGTGGTTGCGTCCACCTCCGCCCAGTCATAGCTGGGCGGGAGACCGCGCAACTGCCGTGTTGCGGGGACGCAAGCGCCTCAGATCGAGACGACCTCGAAGATCTGCAGCACGGTCAGCGCGGCCAGCAGCAGGCAGACCACGCCGCCGACCCGGCGGATCGTCGCGAGCTTGACCCGGGCCAGGAGCGCCCGCCCGAGCACCGCGGCCAGGCCCGACACGGTGGCGAGGGCGAGGAACGCCCCGACGAACACCGACACCGGCTCCTTGAACTGCAGCACCATCGACGCGGTCAGCAGCTGCGACAGGTCGCCCCACTCCGCCAGGAACAGGATCCCGAACGACACCCCGACCGCCCGGAGGCCGACCGCGGTCGCCGCGCCCTTGTGGGAGAACTCCTCCTCGGTCTCGGCCTCCTCCTCGTCGGCCTTGCGCGCACCGCGGATCAGGACGATCCCGCCGATGAGGAACATCGCCGCCGCGAAGACCTCCACCGGCCGCTTCGGCAGCTGCGCCAGCAGCCCACCCACTGTCACGGCGACCAGCGTCTGCACGAGGAAGGCCAGGCACACCCCGATCCAGACGAACAGCGGCCGGAACCGGGTCGCCAGCACGAGGGTCGCGATGAAGGTCTTGTCGGGCAGCTCCACGAGGAAGATGGCGCCGAAGACGATGGCCATGGTGGCGAGATCGAAATCCATATCGCGTCGACTGTATCCGCGCGCCCCCAATACGCTGACGGGGTGTCCGACCCCCAGACCATCGCCGCGACCGCGCTCGCGGTGGCGGCCGTCGCGCTGGTCGGAGCTCTCGTCGCGCTGGTCCGCCTCGGCCGGGTCCGCGAGCAGCTGCGCCGGATCGAGGGCCAGCGCCCGGTCGGCACCGGCGACCTGGCCGCCCTGCGGGCCGACCTCGCCCAGGCGCTGCGCCACGTCGCGGTGGTGCGCTACGACGCCTTCGGCGACATGGGTGGGCGACTGTCGTTCAGCGCAGCGGTGATCGACGACCGCGGCGACGGGCTGGTCTTCTCCTCGATCCACGCCCGGGGTGAGTCCCGCACCTATGCCAAGGGTGTCGTCGGCGGCAGCTCCGACGCGACCCTGACCCCCGAGGAGCAGCAGGCGCTCGCCGCTGCCCGCACCGGACCCCAAGGAGCCTGACGCCGTGACCCCGACGACGCCGACCATCCCGACGTCCCCCACCAGGCACGGCTACTTCGGCCCCGAGGGCACCTTCACCCAGATGGCCCTGCACGCGTGGGCGCCGGCCGCGGGCCAGGAGCACGTGCCGCTGCCGTCCGTCGAGGCTGCCCTCAACGCCCTGCGCGCGGGCGAGGTCGACGCGGCCATGGTGCCGATCGAGAACTCCGTGGAGGGCGGGGTGAGCGCCACCCTCGACGCGCTGGCCAGCGGCGACCCGCTCGTGGTCGTGGGCGAGGTGCTCGTCCCGATCACCTTCGTGCTCGCCGCCCGACCCGGTGTGCCGCTCGGCGAGGTCCGCGCCGTGGGCACCCACAGCCACGCCTGGGCCCAGGTCCGCGGCTGGATGGGCACCCACCTGCCCGACGCGGTCTACGTGCCGACCCTGTCGACGGCCGCCGCCGCGGCCGGGCTGGTGGGGACGGACGGCGAGCAGGCGGCATACCAGGCGGCGGTGTGCGCCCCCGTCGCCGCACGCAACCTCGGGCTCGAGGTGCTGGCCGAGGGGATCGGCGACAACGCCGCCGCGGTGACCCGGTTCGTGTCGGTGGCGCGGCCCGGGCAGCTTCCCGAGCGGACCGGCGCCGACAAGACCACGCTGGTGCTCTTCCAGCGCGACGACCACGCGGGTGGTTTGCTCGAGCTGCTGGAGCAGTTCGCGGTGCGGGGCATCAACATGTCGCGGCTGGAGTCGCGGCCGACCAAGTCGTCGATGGGCGACTACTGCTTCTCGATCGACATCGAGGGGCACGTCCTCGACGAGCGGGTCGGCGAGGCGCTGCTGGGGCTCAAGCGGGTCTGCGCCGACGTGCGGTTCCTCGGCAGCTACCCGGCCGCGCACGGCACGGCGGTGCGGGTCACGCCGCACACCAGCGACGCGGCGTTCGGCGAGGCCCGCGCCTGGCTGCACTCCCTCCGCGGCACCTAGCCGCGGCGCTCATCCATGCAAAAGGCGAGTTAGCGCCGCACTGGTCCAGCGCTAACTCGCCTTTTGCATGAGATAGCGACGGGAGGAGGGCTACTTCTTCTCGCGCCAGGCGCGCTCGAACGGCAGCCGCCAGGCGTGCGGGGCGATCAGCTGGTGGATCGCGTTCGGCCCCCAGGTGCCGGCCGGGTAGGGCTTCACCTCGGGCGGGTTGTCGAGCAGCGGCTGCGACCGCTCCCACAGCGACTCGATGCCCTCGGCCGTCGTGAACAACGTGTGGTCGCCCCGCATCGCGTCGAGGATCAGCCGCTCGTAGGCCTCGAGCACGTCGCCGACCCGCTCGGTCTCGCGGGTGGAGAACTGCATCGACAGCTTCTCCAGCCGCATCCCCGGGCCGGGCCGCTTGCCGTAGAACGACAGCGACACCTTCGACTCGTCGGCCAGGTCGAAGGTGAGGTGGTCAGGCCCGGCGTTGCCCACGCCCGAGTGGGTCGGGAACATCGACCGCGGGGCCTCCTTGAAGGCGATCGAGATGATGCGGGCGCCCTCGGCCATCCTCTTGCCGGTGCGCAGGTAGAACGGCACGCCGGCCCAGCGCCAGTTGTCCAGGCCGACCTTGAGCGCGATGAAGGTCTCGGTGTCGGAGTCGCCCGGGACGCCGTCGAGGTCGGTGTAGCCGGCGAACTGACCACGCACCACGTCGGACGGGTCGATCGGCAGCAGTGAGCGGAAGACCTTGTTCTTCTCCTCCGAGATCGCCCGCGGCTCGAGGGCGGTCGGGGGCTCCATCGCGACGAACGCCAGCACCTGGAACAGGTGGGTGACGACCATGTCCTTGTAGGCGCCGGTGGCCTCGTAGAAGTTGGCTCGCTCGTCCAGGCCCAGGGTCTCGGGGATGTCGATCTGGATGTGGTCGATGAAGTTGCGGTTCCAGATCGGCTCGAACAGCCCGTTGGCGAAGCGGAAGGCCAGGATGTTCTGGGCCGCCTCCTTGCCGAGGAAGTGGTCGATCCGGAAGACCTGGCTCTCGTCGAACGTCTCGTGCACGGTGTTGTTGAGCGCGATGGCGCTGGCGAGGTCGGTGCCGAACGGCTTCTCCATGACCACCCGCGAGCGGGCCACGAGGTCGGCGTCGCGCAGCATCTGGATGACCGCGACCGCGGCCTTGGGCGGCACCGACAGGTAGTGCAGCCGCAGCGCGTCCGGCCCCAGCGACTCCTCGGCCTGCTTGACCGCCTGGGCCAGCGGTTCCGGCCCGGCCGACTGCGACACGTAGACCAGGTTGTCGTCGAACTTGTCCCACTGCTCAGGCGTCAGCGAGTGCGCACCGAACTCCTCGCACGCCCTGCGGGCGAACTCGCGGAACTCCTCGTCGCTCATCTGCTCCAGCGAGGTGCCGACCACCCGGATCGCCGGGGCCAGCTCCGACGCCGCGAGGTGCGCGAGCCCGGGGAGGAGCTTGCGACGAGCCAGGTCGCCGGTGGCGCCGAAGAGCACGATCACGTGCGGGTCGGCCTTCTCCAGCGCGGCGCGTGAGCTGCGCGCGTCCGCCGCCGGGTACGAGATCGTCTGGGCCCTGCGCGGGTCTGCATCTGACACGTTGCCGATCATCGCACCGGCCGTGCGTGCCCGCACCTGTGCGTCCAGACCGGTGTGCCCAGCCGGTATGCCGGGTGCGCACCGGGTGCGGACCGGGTGCGGACGGGTGCAGACCGGGCCGCGGGTCTTGCGCTGATCTTGCGGAAAGCCTGCGTCCTTGCACCGGACTCCCTTGTGTTCCGCCCAGCAGAGTCTTCCTCAACGGCACGGAGCGACCTCCGACCCGCCGACACCCACCACAGCCCACCGGCCCGCACGGTCCGAGAACGAAGGAAGTCCCGATCATGAGCAACACCACCAAGAAGTCGTCCAGCAAGGTCCTCGCCTCCGTCGCCCTCCTGGCCGCCGCCGCCGGCGTGGCCGGTCTCGGCACCTTCGGCAGCTTCACCTCCAGCACCTCCGCCAGCGCCTCGGTCGCCTCCGGCACCGTCAAGGTCGAGCTCGGCGCCACCGGTGCGGCGAACCGCCTCTCGGTCGCCGCCACCGGCCTGGTCCCCGGCGACACCGTCCAGCGCGCGGTCACCCTCTCCAACACCGGCAACCAGGACTTCTCCGCGGTCGCCCTCAGCACCACCGCCACCACGTCGAGCAAGCTCGACACCGACGCCACCAACGGCCTGCAGGTCGTCATCGAGTCCTGCTCCAACGGCTGGGTCGAGGCCGGCACCGCGCCCGCCTACACCTACACCTGCACCGGCACCACCAAGACCGTCCTCGCCTCGCGGGCCATCGTCGGCGCCAACTCCACGCTGTCGAACCTGCAGTCGCTGACCGCCACCAAGAACGACAGCCTGCGCGTCAAGGTCACCCTCCCCGACACCGCCGACAACACCTTCCAGGGCCTGTCCAGCGTCGTGGGCTTCGACTTCACCGCCACGCAGCGCACCGCCACCAACAAGTAACACCACCAACGAGTAGCACCACCGGCGAGTAGCACCACCACCCAGACCCCGCGCCGGTCGCCACGTCCCCGAGACGGCGGCCGGCGCGGCCCACCAGCACCGCACAGGAAGGCCCGACCATGGCGCACGCAGTCCAGCTCCGCACCCGCCCGGCCCCGGACCCCGCCCAGCGCTCGGCCGCGTCATTGCGCTCGGCCCCGTCCCTGCGCTCGGCCGCCGCGACCGGTCCGGCCCTCCGCGTCCGGGTGCTGCTTCAGGTGCTGCGTCGGGTGCTGCGCCGGCTCCCGTCCGTGCTGAGCACCGCCTGCGTCACGCTCGCCGCCGTCGCCTTCCTGCTGCTGGCGATCGGGCCGCACGTCCTCGGCTACCGCACCGCCACGATGCTCACCGGCAGCATGGCCCCCGGGATCAACCCGGGCGACGTCGTCGTCAGCGTCCCGAAGCCGGCCGCCGAGGTCGCGGTCGGTGACGTGATCAGCTACCACATCCCCGTCCAGGACCACCGGGTCGAGACGCACCGGGTCATCGAGGTCACCCGGGACGCGAACGGCCGGCTGGCCGTGGTCACCAAGGGCGATGCCAACACCGGCGCCGACCCGTGGGTCGCGACCCTCGACGGTGACACCGTCTGGCAGACCCAGGCCGTCGTGCCGCACGTCGGCTCGTGGATCCGGGCCCTGCGGGCCCCGCTCGTGCAGGGCGGCGTGTTCTGGGGGGCGCTCGGCGCCTTCGTCCTGATCGCCCTCTGGCGGATCTGGAGCCCCGAGCGCGACGAGGACCTCGCGGCGGACCGTGACGAGCACCGCGACGAGGAAGCGGAGCCGGCGCATGGCTGACCTCGTCGACCCGCGGGTCCTGGCTGCCCTGGCGGCCGAGCTGCAGGACCCCGCCGCGGCGGTGACCATCGCCCGGCTCTACCGCGAGAACCTCGAACGCCGGGTCGCGCGACTCGACACCGCGTGCGGCCAGGAAGACCTCGAGACGGCCATGGACGTCACCCTCAGCCTCAAGGTCACCTCGGCCACGGTCGGTGCCCTGGCCCTGCGGTCCTGCGCCCAGCGGGTCGAGCCGTCCCTGGCCGCGGGTGACTGGGTCTCCGCGCGGTCGGCCGCCGCCGCGGTCCGCGCCGCGACCCCGGCCACCCTCGGCGCGATCGACGCGCTGCTGGGGGGCCCGCTCCTCGGTGCCCCGCTCGACAGAGCACCGCTCGCCGGCTGAGCCGCCCGCCGCACGGCACTGCTCACGCAGACCGAGCAGTGCCGTGGGGCCGGCTCACACCGAGCCGGGCTCCTCCATGCGGTAGCCCACCCCGCGCACGGTGCGGATGAACGACGCGCTCCCGGCGGCGCGGGACAGCTTGCGTCGCATGTTGCCGACGTGCACCTCGACCAGGTGCTCGTCCGCGGCCCAGCCGTCACCCCACACGGTGCGCATCAGCACGTCGCGGCCCCAGACCCGACGCGGTGCCCGGACCATCGTGGCGAGCAGGTCGAACTCGGTGCGGGTCAGCTCGACCTCGTCACCGTCGACCGCCACCGCGCGGCTCTCGAGGTCGACGGTGAGCCGCCCGAGCGACACCGTCTCCGAGCCCGCGGCGGAAGCCTCGGGGGCCTCCACCGGCTGGGGCCCGGGGGCAGCGGCACCGGCGGTTGCGCTGGGCTCCGGTGCGGCGCGTGGCCGGCGGAACATCGCGGTCACCCGTGCCTGGAGCTCCCGCGGGCTGAACGGCTTGGTGAGGTAGTCGTCGGCGCCGATCTCCAGGCCCATCAGCCGGTCGATCTCGTCGGTGCGTGCGCTGATCATCACGATGTAGGCGTCGGACACCTCACGGACCCGACGGCACACCTCGATGCCGTCGAGGTCGGGCAGCCCCAGGTCGAGCGTGACCAGGTCGGGGCGCACCTCGGCCACCATCTCCAGCCCCTCGCGCCCGCTCTCGGCGACGTGCACCTCGAGGCCCTTCTTGCCCAGGCTTGCGGCGATGAGCTCCCGGATGTCCGGGTCGTCCTCGACCACCACGGCGGTCTGCGCAGGCGGGCTCATGCCGCCATCCTCGCATGTGCGTGCGTCTGCGCCCGCTCGCCGCGGGTTGGTGCGGCGGGAGTGCGCGCGCCGCGCGCCCACACCCTGCGCCCACACCCTGCGCCCACACCCTGCGCCCACACCCTGCGCCCACACCTTGTCCGAATCTTGCGGATCGCTGAGGGTCGCGTTGCGGCGGGGCCGGGAGACTGGACGGCATGACCCCCGGCACGACGACCCGACGGCTGGCGATGGCTGCCGTCCTGGCGGTCCTCGTCGCGCTGGTGCCCGGTGCTGCGTTCGCGAAGTTCAGCCGGACCGCCGGCTCCACCATGTCGGTCGGCACGGCGACGCTCGGCATGCCGTCGACCGCCACCCTGAGCAAGTCCTGCCCGTTCCTCATCTTCGCCGGCAGCCTCAAGGTGACCTTCCCGGACGTGCCGCTCGCCGAGAGCTACCTCGTCACGCTCGACCCGCCGTCCGGCACCGTCACCAGCAAGACCGTCACCTCGGGCGGCGCGGGCGCGACCTTCTCGCTCAGCCGCTCCGGCACCTACGACGTCACCGTCGTGGCCCGGGTGTCGAGCTGGACCGGGCCCGCTTTGTCGCGTTCGTTCACCTGCTGACGCAGGGCGCACGCCGCACCACCTCGAAGGGGTGCCGCGACGCCGGACCGTGATTTGACGCGGCACCTTAGGTGAGGCTTACCTTGGTCTCAATACGCAAGCCTCGTATGCCGGAAATCAGGTTCTCGTGCTCCTCAGCAATGCGCTCATCGGACTCCGCGAAGGTCTGGAAGCAGCCCTCGTGGTCGTCATCCTCGTCGCGTTCCTCGTGAAGACGGAGCGCCGCTGGGCCCTCAAGCAGGTCTGGAGCGGGGTGGCCGTGGCCGTCCTGCTGTCCGTCGCGATCGGTGCGGTGCTCACCTACGGCACCCGGCAGCTGTCCTTCGAGACCCAGGAGCTGATCGGCGGCAGCGCCTCGATCCTCGCCGTCGCCTTCGTGACCGCGATGGTGTTCTGGATGCGCACCGCCGCCCGCACCATCTCCGGCGAGCTCAAGGGCAAGCTCGACCAGGCACTGTCCGTCGGCGGCTGGGCCGTCGCGCTGGTCGGGTTCCTGGGCGTGGGCCGCGAGGGTCTGGAGACCGCCCTGTTCTTCTACGCCAGCGTGCAGACCGCCGGTGCCGGCACCTCCCAGCCGCTGATCGGCTTCGTCATCGGGATCGCGGTCGCCGTCGTCCTCGGGATCCTGATCTACCGCGGCGCCGTCCGGATCAACCTCTCGAAGTTCTTCCGCTACACCGGGATCGCGCTGATCGTCGTTGCGGCCGGGATCCTCTCCTACGGCATCCACGACCTGCAGGAGGCCGCCTTCCTGCCCGGGCTGAACAGCCTGGCCTTCGACGTGAGCGGCGCGATCCCGCCCGACTCCTGGTACGGCACCCTGCTCAAGGGCACCGTCAACTTCACGCCGAACACGACCTGGCTGCAGGCCATCGCCTGGACCCTCTACCTCGTCGTCGTCATGACCTTCTTCCTCAAGCCGGCGCGGACCGCGCCGGCCCCGGCCGTCCCCGCCGCCGCGTCCGTCGGCCCGGTCCGCACCAACTAGCCCGGTCCGCACCAACCAGCTCCGCCGGCACCAAACCAGCCCCGCCGGCACCAACCAGCCAGGCCACCGCACCGGCCCCCGACGACCCTTCACCAAGGAGCCCCAATGCGCATCACCCCCGTCCACGCAGGCCTGGGCCTCGTCGTCCTCCTGGCGACCGCTGCCTGCGGGAGCTCGGACGACGCCGCTCCGACCTCGGGCAAGGGCCCGATCGCGGTCGAGGCCTCGGACACGGCCTGCA contains the following coding sequences:
- the pheA gene encoding prephenate dehydratase encodes the protein MTPTTPTIPTSPTRHGYFGPEGTFTQMALHAWAPAAGQEHVPLPSVEAALNALRAGEVDAAMVPIENSVEGGVSATLDALASGDPLVVVGEVLVPITFVLAARPGVPLGEVRAVGTHSHAWAQVRGWMGTHLPDAVYVPTLSTAAAAAGLVGTDGEQAAYQAAVCAPVAARNLGLEVLAEGIGDNAAAVTRFVSVARPGQLPERTGADKTTLVLFQRDDHAGGLLELLEQFAVRGINMSRLESRPTKSSMGDYCFSIDIEGHVLDERVGEALLGLKRVCADVRFLGSYPAAHGTAVRVTPHTSDAAFGEARAWLHSLRGT
- a CDS encoding ATP-binding protein, translated to MSAEELGRIALFDGLTAEQRDRLWSAGTEWSFGPGDVPFHEGHPADFWWVLLEGTLSLNRRVGAQETELGMMVNPGQWAGGFQAWDAHGVYLATARGVQPGRMLKVPAEALGDVAREWFPFGVHLIGGLVNTVRSIEAKARQRESLVALGTLAAGLAHEINNPASAATRAVDALDRASEALGSSLRRLGESGATAEQFVELDTLRRSLVARAAEPDAVAAADLEEELSDWLADHDVERDWVLAPPLAAAGADPAFLERAAGVLGTDQLAPGLEWMASSLAVDGLLGEIREATHRVSELVGSVRSYSQMDRSLVQRTDVTEGLESTLVMLGHKLRGGITVVRDYAPDLPMVEAIPGELNQVWTNLIDNAVDAMKGAGTLWITVRGSEERTGAATGEATGAATRGGVDVEIADDGPGVPDEVIAHAFEPFFTTKEVGKGTGLGLDISRRIVVERHGGEISLSPRSGGGAAVRVHVPLRPAEG
- a CDS encoding DUF4446 family protein, producing the protein MSDPQTIAATALAVAAVALVGALVALVRLGRVREQLRRIEGQRPVGTGDLAALRADLAQALRHVAVVRYDAFGDMGGRLSFSAAVIDDRGDGLVFSSIHARGESRTYAKGVVGGSSDATLTPEEQQALAAARTGPQGA
- a CDS encoding TasA family protein, producing the protein MSNTTKKSSSKVLASVALLAAAAGVAGLGTFGSFTSSTSASASVASGTVKVELGATGAANRLSVAATGLVPGDTVQRAVTLSNTGNQDFSAVALSTTATTSSKLDTDATNGLQVVIESCSNGWVEAGTAPAYTYTCTGTTKTVLASRAIVGANSTLSNLQSLTATKNDSLRVKVTLPDTADNTFQGLSSVVGFDFTATQRTATNK
- a CDS encoding TMEM165/GDT1 family protein; this encodes MDFDLATMAIVFGAIFLVELPDKTFIATLVLATRFRPLFVWIGVCLAFLVQTLVAVTVGGLLAQLPKRPVEVFAAAMFLIGGIVLIRGARKADEEEAETEEEFSHKGAATAVGLRAVGVSFGILFLAEWGDLSQLLTASMVLQFKEPVSVFVGAFLALATVSGLAAVLGRALLARVKLATIRRVGGVVCLLLAALTVLQIFEVVSI
- the zwf gene encoding glucose-6-phosphate dehydrogenase, which encodes MGNVSDADPRRAQTISYPAADARSSRAALEKADPHVIVLFGATGDLARRKLLPGLAHLAASELAPAIRVVGTSLEQMSDEEFREFARRACEEFGAHSLTPEQWDKFDDNLVYVSQSAGPEPLAQAVKQAEESLGPDALRLHYLSVPPKAAVAVIQMLRDADLVARSRVVMEKPFGTDLASAIALNNTVHETFDESQVFRIDHFLGKEAAQNILAFRFANGLFEPIWNRNFIDHIQIDIPETLGLDERANFYEATGAYKDMVVTHLFQVLAFVAMEPPTALEPRAISEEKNKVFRSLLPIDPSDVVRGQFAGYTDLDGVPGDSDTETFIALKVGLDNWRWAGVPFYLRTGKRMAEGARIISIAFKEAPRSMFPTHSGVGNAGPDHLTFDLADESKVSLSFYGKRPGPGMRLEKLSMQFSTRETERVGDVLEAYERLILDAMRGDHTLFTTAEGIESLWERSQPLLDNPPEVKPYPAGTWGPNAIHQLIAPHAWRLPFERAWREKK
- a CDS encoding FAD-dependent oxidoreductase, which translates into the protein MAKPTILAVDDDPVVSKAITRDLRDRFGADYRVAGATSGPAALELLTEFTLRGRAVALVVTDQRMPGMTGIDLLERVRAVSPDTKLLLLTAYADTDVAIRAINDIGLDYYLLKPWDPPQDKLYPVVEDLLGDWRDGHRDSADQVRVVGHRWSDRSQEVKTFLTRNHVPYTWLDVEREESAGELVELAGAEHADLPLVLVPDGEALRNPGNRELAAALGLHTLADAPLYDLCIVGGGPAGLAAAVYASSEGLRTVVVERDAPGGQAGQSASIENYLGFPKGLSGADLTHRAVAQVARFGAEMVVAREAVGLRVKGPVRSVVIDGTDELEARAVIISTGVSYRRLEADGLEALGARGIHYGASASEAAQCEGEEVYLVGAANSAGQAALNLARYAKRVVMVVRGAALEATMSQYLVERITTATNIEVRLGCEVAAARGEEHLESLTLLDRATGRTDDVETSSLFIFIGAMPRTDWLGDEVLRDDHGFVVTGPELLQRGQRSWPEGRQPFALETSVPGVFAAGDVRLDSMKRVASAVGEGGMAVHLVHRFLATT
- a CDS encoding D-2-hydroxyacid dehydrogenase family protein, giving the protein MRIAVLDDHAGVFGSLPAAARLAGHDVVAFTDPVRGDDLVARLDGFDAVVLLQQRTPLPADVVERLRTLRMVSQTGRNTSHLALAALAERGVVVSAGGAGGPNATAELTWALVLAAQRHLPAEVAALRDGRWQSTVGIGLNAKTLGVYGLGRIGSLVADVGRAFGMDVLVWGREGSLVRAEQAGYAVAESREDFFRACDVLCVHLPLNADTAGIVTADDLAEMKPDALFVNTSRAGLVAPGALVAALLAGRPGRAAVDVFDDEPVLGAADPLLTLPTVTATPHLGYVERDVLAGLYDAAVDQLLAFAAGTPINVVGS